In Xanthocytophaga agilis, a genomic segment contains:
- a CDS encoding sulfite exporter TauE/SafE family protein, protein MFISALWLVICAMLAFSLSAVCGGGAGLLLIPLLKTILPAANVPATLSIGTAASSVSRMAVFKSHIQWKIVAWFVPAALPAVWLGAWLLKYLNPLYLELILGLFLVGNLPMLFKSKKESIAQRPLPVFYLSLIGAAAGFVSGLTGAVGLLFNRFYLRYGLTKEQILATRAANELLLHLIKIFLYASFGLLTHDVFLLGILIGGAAIGSSWAMKWLLPKINDNWFKRLGYGAMIISGISLLTGATNRLIDTNHTQISLTPLSDGVQTQVQWKEGTFTLEFEYEEGIEFETKINFEDLPASQRVVASRLSKEADKVLIEEVFGVNKHYYEVYVFTNGKVVKTDI, encoded by the coding sequence ATGTTTATTTCCGCCTTATGGCTAGTAATCTGTGCAATGCTTGCTTTTTCACTTTCTGCAGTTTGTGGCGGAGGGGCGGGTCTGCTTTTAATTCCTTTGCTAAAAACGATATTACCTGCTGCTAATGTTCCTGCTACGTTATCTATCGGGACTGCTGCAAGTTCTGTATCTCGCATGGCAGTGTTTAAGTCCCATATTCAATGGAAGATTGTTGCCTGGTTTGTGCCTGCTGCCTTGCCTGCTGTGTGGCTTGGAGCTTGGTTGCTTAAATACCTGAATCCATTGTATCTGGAACTAATTCTGGGATTATTTCTGGTGGGAAATCTGCCAATGCTTTTTAAATCAAAAAAGGAATCAATAGCTCAAAGGCCTCTGCCTGTTTTTTATTTGTCACTCATTGGAGCTGCTGCTGGTTTTGTTTCTGGCCTTACAGGTGCTGTAGGATTATTGTTTAATCGGTTTTACCTGCGATATGGATTGACGAAAGAGCAGATTCTGGCAACACGTGCTGCTAACGAGCTTTTACTGCATCTGATTAAGATTTTTCTCTATGCTTCTTTTGGTTTGCTTACCCATGATGTGTTTTTACTGGGCATCTTGATTGGGGGTGCAGCTATTGGCTCTTCCTGGGCAATGAAATGGCTTTTACCTAAAATCAATGATAACTGGTTTAAGCGACTTGGGTATGGTGCCATGATTATTTCCGGAATATCCCTGCTGACAGGGGCCACCAATCGACTAATTGATACCAATCATACACAAATAAGCCTGACACCCTTATCTGATGGCGTTCAAACACAAGTACAATGGAAGGAAGGTACTTTCACTCTTGAATTTGAGTATGAGGAAGGAATCGAATTTGAAACTAAAATTAATTTTGAAGACTTACCTGCTAGTCAAAGGGTTGTGGCATCGCGGTTGAGTAAGGAGGCCGACAAAGTATTGATTGAAGAAGTGTTTGGTGTGAATAAGCATTATTATGAAGTGTATGTATTTACGAATGGAAAAGTTGTAAAAACAGATATATAG
- a CDS encoding DUF3885 domain-containing protein, which produces MTKEQFTIFWSSTFPDTLPISHYFKYDYSDRWFRIHSLPESKRYADNEEEWNILLHRQNTIISDLLGGR; this is translated from the coding sequence ATGACAAAAGAACAATTTACTATATTCTGGTCGTCAACTTTTCCTGATACACTTCCAATTTCTCATTATTTTAAATACGATTATTCTGACAGATGGTTTAGAATTCATAGTCTGCCAGAATCCAAACGATATGCAGATAATGAAGAAGAATGGAATATTTTACTTCACAGACAGAATACTATTATCAGTGATTTGCTTGGGGGAAGGTAA
- a CDS encoding DUF3885 domain-containing protein gives MICLGEGNPVLLITGDYIEKGTTSYILEETEVLKPYNFTWLDDIDFHKIDPANYQPNQVYKPALAETVWQSGRHNTLLQAIANDEMRAFFISIERTSMVAPYDGGMDFILKDIQTRDSYKLKYKAWLSKRQDGF, from the coding sequence GTGATTTGCTTGGGGGAAGGTAATCCGGTATTACTTATAACAGGAGACTATATAGAGAAAGGAACTACCAGCTATATACTGGAAGAAACGGAAGTTTTAAAACCATATAACTTTACATGGCTTGATGATATAGACTTTCACAAGATTGATCCAGCAAATTATCAACCTAATCAAGTCTACAAACCTGCTTTGGCAGAAACAGTTTGGCAATCTGGCCGACACAACACATTACTTCAGGCTATTGCCAATGATGAAATGAGAGCATTTTTTATTTCTATTGAAAGAACCAGTATGGTTGCGCCTTATGATGGAGGAATGGATTTTATCCTAAAAGATATCCAAACCAGGGATTCTTATAAACTAAAATACAAAGCTTGGTTGTCTAAAAGACAAGATGGTTTTTAA
- a CDS encoding NAD(P)/FAD-dependent oxidoreductase, with translation MLIENKKIAIVGGGPGGLTLARLLQKKGADVKVYERDLNKEARVQGATLDLHEESGLKALEKAGLMDAFQANYRPGADKVRIIDKHAVILADQHSLTDHNESRPEIDRGPLRKILLESLQPDTVVWDSHFASMTPEESGWKLMFHNGVSAYADIVIAADGANSKIRPVITSIKPFYSGITIVEGYVYDSETAAPGVHELLKGGKIFAFGDDKTLIVSSKGDGSLAFYTGCKTDEFWIRESGIDFKDKAQVLAWFKQEFAGWDSVWEELFVNASVFIPRPQYCMPLDQSWEALSNLTMLGDAAHLMPPYAGEGVNMAMLDALELSECLTSEKFPDLQAAIAQYEKQMCTRASEAAQMTLDSTAMLHSPEAITFMSEIVG, from the coding sequence ATGCTGATAGAAAACAAAAAAATTGCTATTGTTGGCGGAGGTCCCGGAGGATTAACCTTAGCCAGACTTTTACAAAAAAAAGGAGCTGATGTAAAAGTATACGAACGGGATCTTAACAAAGAGGCTCGTGTACAGGGGGCTACACTGGATTTGCATGAAGAGTCTGGATTGAAAGCTCTGGAAAAAGCCGGATTAATGGATGCGTTTCAGGCAAACTATCGTCCGGGGGCAGATAAGGTACGCATTATAGATAAACATGCCGTTATTCTGGCTGACCAACATTCACTCACTGATCATAATGAATCCCGACCTGAAATAGACCGCGGTCCTTTGCGAAAGATTCTGCTTGAATCCTTACAGCCAGATACAGTAGTTTGGGATAGTCATTTTGCTTCTATGACACCTGAAGAGAGTGGCTGGAAACTGATGTTTCATAATGGTGTATCTGCCTATGCTGACATTGTGATCGCCGCAGATGGAGCCAATTCCAAGATTCGTCCGGTAATCACCTCTATCAAACCTTTTTACTCAGGTATCACTATTGTAGAAGGTTATGTATATGACTCAGAAACTGCTGCACCAGGCGTTCATGAATTACTAAAAGGTGGAAAGATATTTGCGTTTGGAGATGATAAAACGCTAATCGTAAGTTCAAAAGGGGATGGGAGTCTGGCATTTTATACAGGCTGCAAGACAGATGAGTTTTGGATACGTGAGAGTGGTATTGATTTTAAAGATAAGGCACAGGTGCTTGCCTGGTTTAAACAAGAGTTTGCGGGTTGGGATAGTGTATGGGAAGAGTTATTTGTCAATGCTTCGGTATTTATTCCTCGCCCGCAATATTGTATGCCATTAGACCAAAGCTGGGAGGCTCTATCCAATCTGACTATGCTGGGAGATGCAGCCCATCTAATGCCTCCTTATGCCGGAGAAGGAGTAAATATGGCCATGCTGGATGCGTTGGAGTTGAGTGAATGCCTTACCAGTGAGAAGTTTCCCGACCTTCAGGCTGCTATAGCACAGTACGAAAAACAGATGTGCACCAGAGCCTCTGAAGCAGCCCAAATGACGCTGGATTCAACTGCTATGCTACACTCTCCTGAAGCTATCACTTTTATGAGTGAGATTGTTGGGTGA
- a CDS encoding AraC family transcriptional regulator: MNVVAYKVHKPIPELADFVESFWMLANPFDEEKEVVVVPDGRIDLCFSISATEPYHVMLAGLDSEPACSSIAPHSVMFAISFNLLAVEYLLDNSVSSLLNERLVLPDNFWGIAANDLTDFDAFCTKATLKMLKALKPDVDSRKRKLFEMVYSTMGAVTIQEISDTVHWSSRQINRYFSQQFGLPLKTYCTILRFRASFPQITHGKLFPEQNFADQAHFIREVKKYSGATPKELKQNKNDRFIQFSVLKQK, from the coding sequence ATGAATGTAGTTGCTTACAAAGTACATAAACCCATTCCGGAACTTGCCGATTTTGTGGAAAGTTTCTGGATGCTGGCTAATCCTTTTGATGAAGAAAAGGAAGTGGTTGTAGTACCCGATGGACGAATTGATTTGTGCTTTTCAATTTCGGCTACGGAACCTTATCATGTGATGCTGGCAGGACTGGATAGCGAACCTGCCTGTAGTAGCATTGCACCCCATTCGGTTATGTTTGCCATTAGCTTTAATTTGCTTGCTGTGGAGTATCTGCTTGATAATTCAGTATCCTCATTGTTGAATGAAAGACTTGTATTACCAGATAATTTTTGGGGAATAGCTGCCAATGATCTTACCGATTTTGATGCATTTTGTACAAAAGCAACCCTTAAAATGCTAAAAGCACTCAAGCCCGATGTAGATAGCCGTAAACGCAAGTTGTTTGAAATGGTGTATTCTACGATGGGAGCCGTGACTATTCAGGAGATTTCCGATACTGTACATTGGAGTAGCCGACAAATCAATCGCTATTTCTCTCAACAGTTTGGACTTCCATTAAAAACATACTGCACCATTCTCCGGTTCAGAGCCTCGTTTCCACAAATTACACATGGCAAGTTATTTCCGGAACAAAACTTTGCAGATCAGGCTCATTTTATCCGGGAAGTGAAAAAATATTCAGGTGCTACCCCAAAAGAGTTGAAGCAAAACAAAAACGACCGATTTATTCAATTTTCTGTTTTGAAGCAGAAGTAG
- a CDS encoding GAF domain-containing protein, translating into MFFFVLSGIFCYRALILLDNSQQQLITNTSAIYNQMNADMMHDALRADVYKALLLEDKGEVAQKAFRTEFNEHKASFQKSLEVLSELDINDSVKIAVHEVLPALNKYIVQSEQLIAFTFQKDSVQIAAGLIAFNASFDLLAEKMSVLSALISDNSEKQNASANGIVSFNKLLIVGILIASLCVMGGIGFRTAKLLSEPILKAKDVLSELSLGNLMQITDSQYTDEIGEMNQALHTLVDNLSNIKGFATEVGNGKFDSNVSVFNNSGELGTALATMRQSLKTISEEENKRNWGNTGITQVNEILRSRNENFSILLDQVISFIIKYTQTNQGCISLVDSTNPQDLHLSIQACYAYNRKKYINKRIEIGEGLAGQVVLEKETIYLQEIPHDYIAITSGLGEATPKNILIVPMKVDEEVVGVLEVASLQIIPAHHIQFLERVCTNLGLHVSNENKNIQTRNLLEMTLQQKEALQSQEEEVRQNMEELYAIQEDVRRRESEYLQRIEELEQERTNQHQVQVRQVQGAFKEVL; encoded by the coding sequence ATGTTTTTCTTTGTTTTGTCCGGTATTTTCTGCTATAGGGCACTTATACTATTGGATAATTCTCAGCAGCAGCTTATTACAAATACCAGTGCTATCTATAATCAGATGAATGCAGATATGATGCACGATGCTTTACGTGCAGATGTCTACAAAGCCTTGTTACTTGAAGATAAAGGGGAAGTCGCACAAAAGGCGTTCAGAACTGAGTTTAATGAGCATAAAGCAAGCTTTCAGAAAAGCTTGGAGGTATTATCTGAACTAGACATCAATGATTCAGTCAAAATTGCTGTACATGAAGTCCTGCCTGCACTGAATAAATATATTGTACAGTCCGAACAATTGATAGCATTTACTTTTCAGAAGGATAGTGTTCAAATTGCTGCAGGATTGATAGCTTTTAATGCTTCTTTTGATCTGTTGGCTGAAAAAATGAGTGTCCTAAGTGCATTAATATCTGATAACTCAGAAAAACAAAATGCCAGTGCCAATGGTATTGTTTCTTTTAACAAACTATTAATTGTGGGTATATTGATTGCAAGTTTATGTGTGATGGGAGGAATCGGATTCCGAACTGCCAAACTTCTTTCTGAACCCATTCTTAAAGCAAAAGATGTCTTATCTGAGTTATCTCTTGGTAATTTAATGCAGATAACAGATTCTCAATACACAGATGAAATTGGCGAAATGAATCAAGCCTTGCATACATTGGTCGATAACTTATCCAATATTAAGGGTTTTGCAACTGAGGTTGGTAATGGAAAGTTTGATTCCAATGTAAGTGTGTTTAATAATTCAGGTGAATTAGGTACTGCATTGGCGACAATGCGACAAAGTCTGAAAACTATTTCAGAAGAAGAAAATAAACGGAATTGGGGTAACACAGGTATTACACAGGTTAATGAGATATTACGATCCAGGAATGAGAATTTTTCAATACTTCTTGATCAGGTAATAAGCTTTATTATTAAATACACGCAAACCAATCAGGGATGTATTTCTTTGGTTGATTCTACCAATCCACAGGATCTACATTTAAGTATACAGGCGTGTTATGCCTATAATCGCAAGAAATATATTAACAAACGAATAGAGATAGGGGAAGGTCTGGCTGGACAGGTTGTGCTTGAAAAAGAGACTATCTATCTGCAGGAGATTCCGCATGATTATATAGCCATTACTTCAGGTTTAGGAGAGGCTACTCCGAAAAATATCCTGATTGTACCCATGAAAGTAGACGAAGAGGTAGTAGGCGTTCTGGAGGTTGCTTCTTTGCAGATTATTCCTGCGCATCATATTCAGTTTCTGGAACGTGTTTGTACAAATCTGGGCTTACATGTTTCGAATGAAAATAAAAATATACAAACACGGAATCTGTTAGAGATGACCTTGCAGCAAAAAGAAGCGTTGCAATCACAGGAGGAAGAGGTTCGTCAGAATATGGAAGAGTTATATGCGATTCAGGAGGATGTACGCCGTCGGGAAAGCGAATACCTACAACGAATAGAGGAACTGGAGCAAGAACGTACAAATCAGCATCAGGTTCAGGTAAGGCAGGTGCAAGGTGCTTTCAAAGAGGTATTGTAG
- a CDS encoding transporter — MNFIKHQIGIIATGIFLVCIGSVSGQESIATDRPDQTECPSIVPKGMFQIESGFQYEFDKSDTSRIQNITYNTSLIKYGLSEYAEFRLIVEYMGCNSIYKRETSVHEREASFSPVALGMKLHICEESGLIPKTSLICHVDLPAFKCPENQVNTFVPRYRFTMSHTLSDKSSLSYNIGSEWNAVTTIPTHIYTLTLGRSLSEKWGMYIEGYGFITKNQPADHRFDGGFTYLVTNDCQLDISGGFGLTPAAPDSFIGVGCSWRFKK; from the coding sequence ATGAACTTCATAAAACATCAAATTGGAATTATTGCTACAGGAATTTTTTTAGTTTGTATAGGCTCGGTCAGTGGCCAGGAATCAATTGCTACAGATCGCCCGGATCAGACAGAATGTCCTTCTATTGTTCCCAAAGGGATGTTTCAGATTGAATCAGGATTTCAGTATGAGTTTGATAAATCAGATACCTCTCGAATTCAAAATATCACTTATAATACTTCATTGATTAAATACGGATTATCTGAATATGCCGAGTTTCGACTCATTGTCGAGTATATGGGTTGTAATTCTATTTATAAGAGAGAGACTAGTGTACATGAACGCGAGGCTTCTTTTAGCCCTGTGGCCTTAGGTATGAAGTTGCATATTTGTGAAGAGAGTGGACTCATACCCAAAACTTCTCTTATTTGTCATGTTGATTTGCCTGCTTTTAAATGCCCTGAAAACCAGGTAAATACTTTTGTGCCTCGCTATAGATTTACGATGAGCCATACACTTTCTGACAAATCTAGTTTGTCTTATAATATTGGTTCTGAATGGAATGCTGTTACTACCATTCCAACACATATCTATACATTAACTTTGGGAAGAAGCCTCTCTGAAAAGTGGGGTATGTATATTGAGGGCTATGGTTTTATTACTAAAAATCAACCTGCTGATCACAGATTTGATGGAGGGTTTACCTACCTGGTTACTAATGATTGTCAACTGGATATTTCTGGAGGCTTTGGGTTAACTCCCGCTGCTCCGGATTCTTTTATTGGAGTAGGCTGCTCCTGGCGTTTTAAAAAATAA
- a CDS encoding polynucleotide kinase-phosphatase, with product MQIKIPEFSLVVLIGSTGSGKSSFARKFFKPTEIVSSDTCRGIVSDDENNQAATKDAFELVHYIIRKRLKNGLLTVVDATNVQPESRKALMQIAREYHALVVAIVFNLPDSVCLARNNQRPDRQFGSHVVRQHNQNLKKSLKTLKSEGFRQQYILDSEAEVNAVESIVRQPLYNNRKYETGPFDIIGDVHGCFDELKELLEKLGYQFDTTNPFSVTPPVGRKAFFVGDLVDRGPNSPDVLRLVMQMVKEDKALCVPGNHDVKLLKYLNGRNVQLKHGLDRTVEQLASVSQEFLEEVKVFLDGLISHFVVDDGRLVVAHAGLKEEMQGRGSGAVREFCLYGETTGEIDEFGLPVRINWAAEYRGKAMVVYGHTPVVEAQWQNNTIDIDTGCVFGGKLTALRYPEKELVAVKAKEIYAQSTRPLDFEGTGNTDNHNPADVVLDIDDVIGKQIIHTRLHHSVTIREQNAMAALEVMSRFAINPKWLIYLPPTMSPTETSKLPDLLEYPSEAFKYYSDQGVTTVVCEEKHMGSRAIVVLCRDEETALKRFGVSGEGIGVCYTRTGRSFFTDSVLEQAFLERIKVACDKTGFWDKFETNWVLLDCELMPWSAKAQALLQNQYAAVGAAATHALPMVNTVLAQAKGRGLEVEHLLKSYTERQKMAEKFVTAYRHYCWPVSSLDDYKLAPFHLLATEGKVHTDKTHRWHMDTLAELCDGDPQLLFKTPYKVVDLQNEAEIQEAIVWWEQLTYAGGEGFVVKPMEFIVTNEKGLVQPAIKCRGSEYLRIIYGPEYSSFTNITRLKSRSLGGKRSLALREFALGMEALEKFVERQSLRTVHQCVFGVLALESEPIDPRL from the coding sequence ATGCAGATAAAAATTCCAGAATTTTCCTTAGTTGTATTAATCGGTTCCACCGGCTCCGGCAAATCATCCTTTGCCCGAAAATTTTTTAAACCAACCGAAATCGTTTCATCTGATACCTGTCGGGGTATCGTTTCTGATGACGAAAATAACCAGGCAGCTACCAAAGATGCATTTGAGCTGGTACACTATATCATTCGCAAACGGCTAAAGAATGGTCTGCTTACCGTTGTGGATGCTACCAACGTACAACCTGAATCGCGTAAGGCACTCATGCAGATTGCCAGAGAGTATCATGCATTGGTAGTAGCTATCGTATTTAATCTTCCGGATTCCGTTTGTCTGGCTCGCAATAACCAGCGTCCGGATCGCCAGTTTGGCAGCCATGTGGTGCGTCAACATAATCAGAATCTGAAAAAGTCGCTGAAAACCTTGAAGAGCGAAGGCTTTCGTCAGCAATATATTCTGGATTCAGAAGCAGAAGTAAATGCCGTAGAATCCATTGTACGACAACCACTGTACAATAATAGAAAATACGAAACAGGACCATTCGATATCATTGGAGATGTACACGGGTGTTTTGATGAATTGAAAGAACTGCTGGAAAAGCTGGGCTATCAGTTTGATACCACAAATCCCTTTTCAGTTACCCCACCTGTTGGGCGTAAAGCCTTTTTTGTGGGTGATCTGGTAGATCGCGGACCAAACAGCCCTGATGTATTGCGATTGGTCATGCAGATGGTCAAAGAAGATAAGGCATTGTGTGTGCCAGGAAACCATGATGTGAAGCTACTGAAATACCTCAACGGTAGAAACGTACAGCTTAAACATGGATTAGACCGTACTGTAGAGCAACTTGCTTCTGTATCTCAGGAGTTTTTGGAAGAAGTAAAAGTATTTCTGGATGGACTCATCAGCCATTTTGTGGTGGATGATGGCCGGTTGGTAGTAGCTCATGCGGGCTTAAAAGAAGAAATGCAGGGACGTGGGTCAGGGGCTGTTCGTGAATTCTGTTTATATGGAGAAACTACTGGAGAGATCGATGAATTTGGTTTGCCTGTGCGTATCAATTGGGCTGCTGAATACCGAGGCAAGGCTATGGTAGTGTATGGACATACCCCTGTGGTAGAAGCACAGTGGCAGAACAATACGATTGATATTGATACAGGCTGTGTATTTGGTGGAAAGCTTACTGCACTACGTTACCCGGAGAAAGAATTGGTAGCTGTAAAGGCTAAAGAAATATATGCGCAGTCTACTCGTCCACTGGATTTTGAAGGAACTGGTAATACAGACAACCACAATCCTGCTGATGTTGTGTTGGACATAGATGATGTAATTGGCAAACAGATTATACATACGCGTTTGCACCATAGTGTGACCATTCGTGAGCAGAATGCCATGGCCGCATTGGAGGTAATGAGTCGCTTTGCCATCAATCCTAAGTGGTTGATTTACCTGCCACCCACTATGTCTCCTACAGAAACTAGTAAACTGCCTGATTTGCTGGAATATCCATCAGAGGCATTCAAGTATTATTCCGATCAGGGAGTAACTACTGTAGTTTGTGAAGAGAAGCACATGGGGTCGAGAGCTATTGTCGTTCTTTGTCGGGATGAGGAAACGGCTCTGAAACGGTTTGGAGTTTCTGGTGAAGGAATAGGTGTCTGTTATACCCGTACAGGACGTAGCTTTTTCACAGATAGTGTATTGGAACAAGCCTTTTTAGAGCGTATTAAAGTTGCCTGTGATAAAACCGGATTCTGGGATAAGTTTGAAACCAACTGGGTGTTATTGGATTGTGAATTAATGCCTTGGTCGGCCAAAGCGCAGGCATTGTTACAAAATCAGTATGCAGCTGTAGGAGCTGCGGCAACACATGCATTACCTATGGTAAACACTGTCTTGGCCCAGGCAAAGGGGAGAGGACTGGAAGTAGAGCACTTGCTGAAAAGTTATACCGAACGCCAGAAAATGGCTGAAAAGTTTGTAACAGCCTATCGTCACTATTGCTGGCCGGTTTCCAGCCTGGATGATTATAAACTGGCTCCTTTTCATTTGCTGGCTACTGAAGGTAAAGTTCATACTGACAAAACACATCGCTGGCATATGGATACTCTGGCAGAATTATGTGATGGTGATCCTCAGCTACTCTTTAAAACTCCTTATAAAGTAGTGGATCTTCAGAATGAAGCAGAGATCCAGGAGGCAATTGTATGGTGGGAACAACTAACCTATGCAGGAGGAGAAGGTTTTGTCGTAAAGCCAATGGAGTTTATTGTCACTAACGAAAAAGGTCTGGTACAACCTGCTATCAAATGCCGGGGAAGTGAGTATTTGCGTATTATCTATGGACCTGAATATTCGTCTTTTACCAATATTACACGTTTGAAATCCAGAAGTCTGGGAGGTAAAAGGTCCCTTGCTTTACGGGAATTTGCACTGGGTATGGAAGCCTTGGAAAAGTTTGTAGAACGTCAGTCCCTGCGTACTGTGCACCAATGTGTCTTTGGAGTACTAGCTTTGGAAAGCGAACCCATAGATCCTAGATTGTGA
- a CDS encoding metallophosphoesterase — protein MKQHLIIGDIHGCYEELLQLIKIAGITDEDQIVAVGDIIDRGPDSVKVYDFFRNRPNSKVVMGNHERKHLNKVLHYGQEIVKLQFGDRYQEFLDWAEQLDYYYEIPEAIVVHGGFENGIPLEEQKQEVLCASTAGEKHLTKCYGTEQYWPEFYTGSKPIIFGHHVVGEEAHIWPTNVYGIDTGACHGMRLTGILLPEFKIYSVPASRDYWDVERYKWQLPVLQHKTWSGFTFRKIEEELEPFRNSPREDVTDFVQKMDKWIASLLVKTPEMLNSIQQKAVALEHEHRENVNRITHQLFYSSLIFSARKGSLNDQTLQQTLTTPEKWIQLANELQIPVPTYESIVN, from the coding sequence ATGAAACAACATTTAATTATTGGAGATATACATGGTTGTTACGAAGAGTTACTCCAATTGATAAAAATCGCAGGTATCACAGACGAAGATCAGATTGTGGCAGTAGGAGATATCATTGATCGTGGTCCGGATTCTGTAAAAGTGTATGACTTCTTTCGGAACAGGCCTAACAGCAAAGTAGTCATGGGCAATCATGAACGAAAACATCTGAACAAAGTACTACATTACGGACAGGAGATTGTAAAGCTACAGTTTGGCGACCGGTATCAGGAGTTTCTGGATTGGGCAGAGCAGTTGGATTATTATTATGAAATACCAGAAGCAATTGTAGTGCATGGTGGATTTGAAAATGGTATTCCGCTAGAAGAGCAAAAGCAGGAAGTGTTATGTGCTTCTACCGCAGGAGAAAAACACCTGACCAAATGTTATGGTACAGAACAGTACTGGCCTGAGTTTTATACAGGTAGCAAACCCATTATCTTTGGTCATCATGTAGTGGGCGAAGAAGCACACATATGGCCTACTAATGTATATGGCATAGATACAGGTGCTTGCCATGGCATGAGACTCACCGGAATTTTGTTGCCAGAGTTTAAAATTTATTCAGTACCTGCTTCCCGTGATTATTGGGACGTAGAACGTTACAAATGGCAATTGCCTGTCTTGCAGCACAAAACATGGTCAGGTTTTACGTTTAGGAAAATCGAAGAAGAACTGGAGCCTTTCCGAAATTCACCACGTGAAGATGTAACAGACTTTGTGCAGAAAATGGATAAGTGGATTGCCTCTCTATTAGTGAAAACACCAGAGATGTTGAATAGTATTCAGCAAAAAGCTGTGGCATTGGAACATGAACATAGGGAAAATGTAAACCGGATAACCCATCAGCTATTTTACAGTTCGCTAATCTTTTCAGCTCGAAAAGGTAGCCTGAACGATCAAACCCTACAACAAACCCTAACTACCCCTGAAAAGTGGATACAACTAGCCAACGAACTCCAAATCCCTGTACCAACCTACGAATCGATAGTAAATTAA